The following proteins are encoded in a genomic region of Mycteria americana isolate JAX WOST 10 ecotype Jacksonville Zoo and Gardens chromosome 14, USCA_MyAme_1.0, whole genome shotgun sequence:
- the SLC32A1 gene encoding vesicular inhibitory amino acid transporter → MATLLRSKLSNVATSVSNKSQAKMSGMFARMGFQAATDEEAVGFAHCDDLDMEHRQGLQMDILKSDGGEEGAEPPLEGDIHYQRDGTGPLPPSASKEAGVCSELSGQGKPKITAWEAGWNVTNAIQGMFVLGLPYAILHGGYLGLFLIIFAAVVCCYTGKILIACLYEENEDGEIVRVRDSYVDIANACCAPRFPTLGGRIVNVAQIIELVMTCILYVVVSGNLMYNSFPNLPVSQKSWSIIATAVLLPCAFLKNLKAVSKFSLLCTLAHFVINILVIAYCLSRARDWAWDKVKFYIDVKKFPISIGIIVFSYTSQIFLPSLEGNMQNPKEFHCMMNWTHIAACILKGLFALVAYLTWADETKEVITDNLPSTIRAVVNIFLVAKALLSYPLPFFAAVEVLERSLFQDGNRAFFPNCYGGDGRLKSWGLTLRCALVVFTLLMAIYVPHFALLMGLTGSLTGAGLCFLLPSLFHLKLLWRKLLWHHVFFDVAIFVIGGICSVSGFIHSLEGLIEAFRTNAED, encoded by the exons ATGGCCACCCTCCTCCGCAGCAAGCTTTCCAACGTGGCCACCTCGGTGTCCAACAAGTCCCAGGCGAAGATGAGCGGCATGTTCGCGAGGATGGGCTTCCAGGCGGCCACCGACGAGGAGGCGGTGGGGTTCGCCCACTGCGACGACCTGGACATGGAGCACCGGCAAGGGCTGCAGATGGACATCCTCAAGTCCGACGGCGGCGAGGAGGGCGCCGAGCCGCCCCTGGAAGGGGACATCCACTACCAGCGGGACGGCACCGGGCCCCTGCCGCCCTCCGCCTCCAAGGAGGCGGGCGTCTGCTCGGAGCTCTCCGGGCAGGGCAAGCCCAAGATCACGGCCTGGGAGGCGGGCTGGAACGTCACCAACGCCATCCAG GGGATGTTTGTTCTGGGCCTGCCCTATGCCATCCTTCACGGTGGATACTTAGGactctttttaataattttcgcTGCAGTGGTTTGCTGCTACACTGGGAAAATCCTTATTGCCTGTCTTTATGAAGAGAATGAGGATGGGGAGATAGTCAGGGTGAGAGACTCCTACGTGGACATAGCGAACGCCTGCTGCGCGCCCCGCTTTCCCACCCTCGGGGGCAGAATTGTGAACGTGGCTCAGATCATTGAACTGGTCATGACCTGCATCCTCTATGTGGTGGTCAGTGGGAACCTGATGTACAACAGCTTCCCCAACCTGCCTGTCTCCCAGAAGTCATGGTCCATCATTGCCACGGCAGTGCTCCTGCCTTGTGCATTCTTGAAGAACCTCAAGGCAGTCTCCAAGTTCAGCTTGCTCTGCACATTAGCCCACTTTGTGATCAACATCTTGGTGATCGCCTACTGCCTCTCCAGGGCACGCGACTGGGCTTGGGACAAAGTCAAGTTTTACATTGATGTAAAGAAGTTTCCCATCTCCATTGGCATCATTGTATTCAGCTACACCTCTCAGATCTTTCTGCCTTCCTTGGAGGGGAACATGCAGAACCCCAAGGAGTTTCATTGCATGATGAACTGGACTCACATAGCAGCTTGCATCCTTAAGGGACTCTTTGCCTTGGTCGCCTATCTGACCTGGGCTGATGAGACCAAGGAAGTCATTACAGACAACTTGCCATCCACCATTAGGGCAGTAGTCAACATTTTCTTGGTGGCCAAAGCCTTGCTGTCGTACCCCTTGCCGTTCTTTGCGGCTGTGGAAGTCCTGGAGCGGTCCCTTTTCCAAGATGGAAACAGGGCATTCTTCCCCAATTGCTATGGGGGTGACGGGCGGCTCAAGTCCTGGGGACTCACCCTCAGATGTGCCCTGGTAGTTTTCACCCTGCTCATGGCTATCTATGTGCCGCATTTTGCCCTCTTGATGGGTCTTACTGGGAGCCTCACAGGCGCAGGGCTCTGTTTCCTGCTCCCCAGTCTTTTCCACCTCAAACTCTTGTGGAGGAAGCTCTTGTGGCACCATGTCTTCTTTGATGTCGCCATTTTCGTTATAGGTGGTATCTGCAGCGTCTCTGGGTTCATCCACTCTTTAGAAGGCCTCATAGAGGCCTTCAGAACCAATGCTGAAGACTAA